ACCAGTGAGAGCCCAGCAGTGGTTTGGGTGCAGATGTGCTTGGGggtgaggagggaggaagaggtgaCAGGTACAAGTGCCAgtggcagagccctgcccttACCTTGGGCTCCATGATCTTCCACCCATTGGccttgagctgctggagctccccAAACTTCATGCTGACATCCTCaatggagagctgcaggaggtcCCAGAAGCCAGCCAGGTCTTGGAAGGTGGGCACAGGGAATGCGTTGGGAtcctgtggggacagagggacagagtgCCATCCTCATCCCTCAGTGGGATGTTGGCTCTGCTGGCCATGGGGCCATCCCAGccccctgtgctgggggctCTCCTCCACGGTGGTCCATAGTCACTGGCTGAGAGTATGGgacaccccctccccaccacagcTGACCCCTGCCACCCTGCCCACACTCACACTCACCATGTTCTGCTGGCAGAGGCGGTAGAACTGCTGCACCTTCTGGGACATgaggagctgggcactgcccacagcactCCGGATCTTCTCCAGGACTGGGGGGGAGAGCAGGCAGTCACAAACTGCTCACATGGTGTCTTTCCTCCCCTTCATAGCCCCCGAGGGTTTCCCAGTGTTTCTTGCCCTCACCCAACCTCTTTAGCCTTGGCAGCAAAGATGCTCCGAGGCGGGAGCAATGCAGGACAATGACTGTggccccccagctctgcaggatccCCACCCCTCTCTTTGCTGCGACACCCCACCCGACTCACTCTCCTCGGGCAGGTCATAGTCCTCGGCCTCCCTCTCCATCTGCTGGCACCAGCCCTCCATCTTCTccacctctgcctgcagcagtttGATGAACCACTCTCCGTCGCGGTGGCACGGGGAGGCGCGGCCGGAGTCAGGGAGGCTGCGGGAGCCCCGCTCGATCCAGGCGTCGCGCCGGGGCACCTCCACCGTGTCGTACTGCAGCTGGTAATCCTCGCGGTACGCCCACTGCCCCTGCGTGTGCACCGTCTTGTACACGGCGTACTGCCGGCCCGACTCGGGCTCCGAGGAGTGCCGCTGGAAGGGCCGCCCGAACTGCAGGGCTTTGTCCTCGGTGGCCACGGCCAGGCCCGTGAAGCCCTCGAGCTCCAGGTCCGCCTGCACGCCCGCTGTCACGCTGTTGGAGCGCTTGAAGCGCGCTCGCCTGCGGAGACAATGAGAACGTTGGGATCCTCGTGGCCAGCAGGGAttgtcccgtgtccctgtcgGTGGCAGGGGCAGGGTGAGGGACACCCACGGGTGGGATGGGCCTGGGAATGCCGGGGTGGATCGCGGAGCATTCAGGGCCACAGGCGCAACCCTGAGCAGCTGCGATCTGCCGGTCCCTCGTCTCCTCTGCTCTCAGcctgtttccatggctaccagcGCTGGACCGGGGATGGAGAGGAGCACCAGGCTGCATGGGCACAATGCCGGAGCTCCCCTCCCGCAGGGCATGCAGGTTCTGGCACACCTGGCGTTCCCACGCCAGCCAAAATGTCATGGTTAGCTACAGAAATGCCCAAAGGTTCATCTGCACCTGGCGTGGGCTCAAAGCTAAGGGCTGAGGCCAGCGGAGGagacccagcacagggaaggaatagagcagccccttccctgggcagcagcgAGGACAAAGGAAAGGGCAAATCCTGCCCAGGTGGGGGCAGCTAGCCTGGGATGGGAAGGTGCTGAGCTCTGGGGTTTCAGCcagaggggagaggggaaagcTGCTGTGGGGTAGCTGTGGTGTGTGGAGCTCAGGAAGCTCCTGGTAACCCAGTGCCAGAGTGCAGGGAGTGTGGCAGGtctcagcccagcccatccaTGTGGTACCTTTTGTCCTCCTCCACCTGCACCCCGATGGAGTGGAACTCCCTCTGGCTCCGGCTCTCCGTATCCGAGTCAGAGACGGCCTCAACCTGCCAAGGGGCAGAGAGAGAGCGCTGGAGGGCAGCCCCAAAACGCAGCGTggtggctcagcacagcccacacCACTCGGGCAGGAGCCCACCTGCACGCCGATGGAGGGACGCCACTTCCTCTGCCGAGCCAAGCTCCGCAGCTCCTCCCGGCCTGGGATGGCCTTGATGATGAGTGTGGAGGGCTTGGGAGCGGCACGGGGCTGCACCGGGGGCAGGTCGAGGGCCACGGCCGTCACCTTGGAGCTCTCCAGGCTCTCGGCCGAGTTGCAGCGGGCCGCGGCGTCTTTGGACcaggcggggctgcgggcgacCTCGCTGGGCAGGTAGCTCTCGTGGGTGGACTCGGTGCTGCTCTGCGCCGTGACGGAGATGAGAGGTTTGGCTTTGGTTCCTGGAGGGATGGGAGGTGGAGCTTTTCTGTAACTGAAGGCTGTTGTGGGAGAGGCGCAGGATGAAAAGGCACGTGAAAACACAGACACTTGCTCATTTCCCGCCACGGACAGGGGCCCCGGGGAATGCTGCCCATCTCCTCCCACAGCACGGGGATCATGACCCCACAGGGCGTGCCCCTAAGCTGGGTTATATATGGGCCGGAGCTCAGCGGGGCTGTTTGACCAGTTTTTGGGATTGGAAAACACCCCAGACCCACACTGGCCACATTGCTGCAGCACCCAGCAAGGGGCAGAGATGGGGACAGAAGTGGAAAGAAGGAGGGGATGGCGAAtgggtgctggggacacagagcagccccctggctgggACTGGGTGACGAGCAGGATGCTCAGACCCTGTCCTGGGCACTATGGGGATCAAGGGCCAggaggagggcagcagcagcccttggCAGGTGCCCAGGTGAGCGGGCAGGGAGATGTGGGGTTCCCTCACGCGGCCAAGCCCTCGCCACCCTCCAGGACTCACAAGTGCTGGGCTTCAGGATGCTGCTGGTGATGGGCGGCCCAGGAGGGGCCGACATGGAGAAGAGTGAGAGACAGTCGTCGTCCTGGGAGCAGCCTGCCTGGATGGCCCGCAGGTAGCTGTGGCTCCGCATGCGGAAGCAGCCGGGCAGGTCCAGCGCCTCCACGGCCTGCGACTCCACCTCGCCGAAAACCGACTCGCAGACGGCCTCAAACTGGTGGTTGAGCTCGTCGTTGATCTGGGGAGAGCGGTGGGTGAGGCTGAGCCAGGGCAAGGGATGCTCAGAGCGACATCCACCACATCCCTGCCCCGGCCTGCCCTGTGGAAGCCGAGGCACAGAACGTACCTGGCCGGTGGTGAAGGAGCGCCCGTAGCTCTGTCCCCGCGGGAGCATTCGCGGTGGcgtgcagcagctgggacagttACAGATATATGAATCAGAATAGTGCCTACTTGCAAACCTAATGAGAGACAGTGGGAATAGAAGGGATGGCACCAGAAGCAACACATTCCAGCAGAGCATTGGGAAACGCAGCCGCAGCGATCCTCccccgctggccactgctgctgtccccactcCTCACTGCCCCCAAAACTGTCACCTGCTGGGACTGGAGCACATCTCACTCATCCCCCTTTGAACATGCCTCTTGTCCCCACGGTCTGCATGTGGCTGCGGCAGTAGgtcccccccaaaagcccagcATAGCCATGTCCCCCCCAGTGCCctgacacagagcagggacggggctgggtgctgctgcactggggacTGAGCTGTGAGCGGGGACAATAtgtgagcagggacagtgcTGTGAGTGGGGACATGCCACTTGTCCTCCCAGGGAGCCCTGGCCCATGTCCCCGCCgcttcctgcagagctgggacggggctgggaggcagcagccctTACTTGGTCCTGGCCTGGTCAGCGCTGGAGGAGCGGCGGTAGCTGTCTCGCCGCGTGGCCGCCCTGGGCAACACTTTGGAGCTGATGTCCGAGTCGGCGCTGTCCTCGTCGCCCATGGCCTTGATGTAGCTGCCGCTGCGCATCCGCCGGCACGGGATCTCCCCGTCCTTGCCCGCCGGGTACCCGCTCCACTCGTCCTGcggcacctgcagcaggaggcaaGCGTGGGAGGATGCGGTGGCCAGGGTCCCACAGGTGGGATGCAGAGCCAGGCCACGTGCCAgcccaaatccagcccaaatCCAGCACCTGTGCCCGGCTCCCCTGTCCTCCTCAtgcaccccagagcagcagggagagacCCTGGGGGCTCTGACCCGTTTGGAAAGCCCCAAAATCCAGGAGAGCAGATCCCTGCTAACAGCCACAGCTCCCCATTCCCACAACGCGGGGCAGCGCCGCAGCTCCCACCTCACGGCCCCTCTGGCAGGAGCGTCTGGGCCAAATCCCACCCATGCCAGCACAGCACCCTCCTGACGTATCGGGCACCAGCTCCACCACGTGCTGCTGACGCCAGCACCACGGGGTCCTtacagggcagtggcaggggaATGGTGTCCCCTGGGGCCCCCAGCCAGGGCGATGGGGCCAGCACCCTGCCCCAATGCCCCCGCTGCCAGCGGAGACAGGCCCCGGCCACCCCCACCCTGGCCAGCACAGCATTGCTGCTCCCTGTCTCCTTCCCCCAGGAAAGGGAGAGAAGAGTTAATTAGCTTTTAATTGGAAGGGGGGTGACCTAGAAGGGAGCCTGGTGATGAGGCAGGCAGTGGCACCCAGCCAGGCACACAGGCAGGATAAAAGCAGTGAGAagggagcaggcacagggctgctggtggccctgagctgacagagctgctctgaccccaaatgcagcacaaagcaggaggcagcagatggACTTCAAGGGGACATCGGGGACCAGAACAGGACCCTGGGAATGGGGCACCGGTGCTGGGGACAtgaagcagagctggctgctggatggagggtcccagccctggctcgcCCCACAGCACAGTCAGCCCCagtcccctcaccctgcccagcccctcacctgcAGGTACTGGTATGCTCTGTCTTTGGCCTTTGCTTCCTGAAGCATCAAGGTCTTCTCGGTGCCGCCGGTGCTGGGATAGGCTTCACGGGCCTGGCTGACGGTCATGGTGTGCCAGGCGCTCCTCTTGAGCGTCTGGCCGTCCAGAGACATGGACATGCCGGCACAGGCCAGGCATTTTCCTTCCCCGCCGCCCTTTAGACTCTTCAAGGTCAAGTCTCTGAAGGCACTTTCGGGAGCGTCCACGCAGTACTGGGTGCCCTGGTCGGCGGCGTGCCGGCCGGACACCATGTAGCTGCTGTCGCTGTCCAGGTTGTCGTCGGAGCTCCACCAGCCCAACATCTTGGACCGGTGCCGGGAGTCCACCTTCCGGTCCTTGCTCTTGCTGCGCTTGCCGTGGCGGgactggtggtggtggtggtgatggtggtggtggtggtggtggtggtggtagcCGTCCCCGCGGCCGTCCATCTTGGCGCCGTTGTAGTCCCGCTTGGCCGGCGCCTCCAGGGAGTGGGACTTGGCGAAGAGCTTCTGGACGGAGTGGACGAGGTGGCGGATGCGGCTGGGGCTCTCGCTGCGGGGCTCGGCGCCGCCGGCCCGGGGGTACTGCAGCGTGTGGAAGCCGTCGTGGTGCAGCGGCAGCTGCTTCTCGAACTGGTCCAGCAGCGTGGGGGGCAGGCGGTTGATCTTGCTGGCAGGGTGGGCGGTCGCCATGCATTCGTCGCAGGAGTCGTAGGGCTGCTGCGCGTGATGCATCCTCGGGAAGGTGCTGCTGGCGCTGGCCGAGGGCGGCTCGCTCAGGGGCCCGCCCGGGCACTCGCTGCCCGCGCCGGGGCAGTAGGGATGCTCCAGGGAACACGGCTcgctggggctgagcaggtACGGCGGCCGGCCCTCGGGGCCGTGCGGGATGTAGTCGGCGGGATGCTCGCAGTTCTCGGGGATGCAGCGGCAGCGGTGGCCGGAGGAGGGCTGTGTCTGGCTACGCTCCCCATGGTAGCCCTTCATCATTTCAGCACCCGCCCCATAGCCTCGGCATCTTGCCGGGATGCCCCTGCGGGCTcatctgtggggacagggagaagAACAGCATCAAGATCCCCTCTGCAACCCCACAACCAGCAGAACATTGGGGGCTACCTCACAGGAACCAGCTGAGAAGGCTGGGAAGATTCCAGGGCAACATTCAGCCCTGTGAAGTGCCAGCATCCTGGCTTTCCATGTGGTGACAGGAGCAAGTGCCAGGCACGTGGGGTTACCCCCAGCTCAGGTGCTCGGAGGGGGCAGTGGGAAGGAGaaggtgctgccagcagccatgcaggcagcagggcctgcAGACGGCGAGGGAGGACATGCTGCCATCAGCAGATCCTTGTTTTCTTCTCCAACACCAAATATTATGAAGTGTTTCTCCATTAGAAAGCGGCTCTGGCTGAGTTTTTCAGCCGTTGCGATTCACAGCGCCGCTAATGAGCTGCCGCGGGGTGCGGGGGGGCCGCGCTCTGATGTCTCCATCCAGCCCCACACGGAGACCCACGAGCCAGGGCTCTCCTGCCCTGCGAGCCCTCTGGATGgggagccaggagcagaggtggctgtggtgtGAGGGCAGCCCCAGGGTGAAGCAGGAGGATGGGCAGCGCTGAGCCTGCaccagccaaggctgagccGCCTGCACCCATGGAGGTTTGTGTGCCTTGCAGTCCTCAAAGGCTCTGTCTTTGGTTGGACTGTAAATGAGGAAATTACTTATTCTCCAGAGTACCTCGGCTAATTAACAGGCGTCGTTAACGCTCTTGCTGTCATATTTGGgcaggtgctgcaggcagcatgtCTCCCAGACTGGCTGCAGGGAAAGGTGACCATGGGACGCTCCCTGTGGCACGTGGGGATTTGACCATGGAGACAAAATGAGGGACACTGGCAGGGCCAGGCCTGGTGGGAGGGGGttgtgtccccaggcagccctggAGGAGAGAGTGACTGGGGGTCCCAAGGGGTGTGGGGGTGGGCACCAATGTGTTTTGGGCCTGAGCAGCAGACAGGGCCTTGGGAGCACATCTGCCCTAAACCACCACCAGCTTCCTTCCCAGCTTCTTTGAGGCTGGATGGCTCATCCTGAGCTGCTCCCCATCCTCAGATCCCGCTCCTGCTCTAACAAGGCTCCCTAATTGCTGAACGGAAGAGATGCAGCTGGTACAGATGATGCCTCTCCCCTCCCGAGACAGCTGCTgcgaggagcaggagcagcagcgtgggatggagctgcctccctggccggggatccagcagcaggatggaaggacagacagacaaacaggctcccagcccagctctgcctccgcGGGCTGAGCTATCATCTCCTGCTCGGGGAGGGAAGCTCTCAGCTGATCCAAATATTGCTGCCGCGGCGGCAAGAAGGAGTCAAAATATCTGCGGAGCCTGTCAGCACGAGCCCGCCGGGCTTTTGTGCTCggcaggtgcaggaattcaaCAGAGCCGGAACCGCAGGCGAGGCAGCGCCGCAGCTCCCCCGCACCTGCGGAGCGCTGCCAGCGGGTGGGGACACGCCGGAGGATCCATGTCCCAGCTCACCACGGCGACACAGGAATCTACAGCCTGCCCAAGGACCAGCCAGCCTCCCTGAGGGCAACCTCGGGATGGAGGAAGGGGTGGGAGAGACCCTGTGgggctcagcacaggcagggtcCCCATCCCATGTGCCAGCAGGAATGGCCATGTGCAGAGGATGAGAGCCCACCCCTCTGCCCTGTCCCAGGAGGGCAGTGTGGGCAGGCTGGCGGTGGGACTGGGGCAGCTGGCCTGAGCGTGGCTCATGGGCAGGTGGCcgagagctggagctgtgtcccCGCAAAGGCCAATCCAATGAGCAGCTCTTGGGATGGAGGGATTTGTGCCACCAAAGCACAGATTTAAGTCaagggggaaaaacccag
Above is a genomic segment from Passer domesticus isolate bPasDom1 chromosome 24, bPasDom1.hap1, whole genome shotgun sequence containing:
- the DLGAP3 gene encoding disks large-associated protein 3 isoform X2, whose amino-acid sequence is MMKGYHGERSQTQPSSGHRCRCIPENCEHPADYIPHGPEGRPPYLLSPSEPCSLEHPYCPGAGSECPGGPLSEPPSASASSTFPRMHHAQQPYDSCDECMATAHPASKINRLPPTLLDQFEKQLPLHHDGFHTLQYPRAGGAEPRSESPSRIRHLVHSVQKLFAKSHSLEAPAKRDYNGAKMDGRGDGYHHHHHHHHHHHHHHQSRHGKRSKSKDRKVDSRHRSKMLGWWSSDDNLDSDSSYMVSGRHAADQGTQYCVDAPESAFRDLTLKSLKGGGEGKCLACAGMSMSLDGQTLKRSAWHTMTVSQAREAYPSTGGTEKTLMLQEAKAKDRAYQYLQVPQDEWSGYPAGKDGEIPCRRMRSGSYIKAMGDEDSADSDISSKVLPRAATRRDSYRRSSSADQARTNCCTPPRMLPRGQSYGRSFTTGQINDELNHQFEAVCESVFGEVESQAVEALDLPGCFRMRSHSYLRAIQAGCSQDDDCLSLFSMSAPPGPPITSSILKPSTSFSYRKAPPPIPPGTKAKPLISVTAQSSTESTHESYLPSEVARSPAWSKDAAARCNSAESLESSKVTAVALDLPPVQPRAAPKPSTLIIKAIPGREELRSLARQRKWRPSIGVQVEAVSDSDTESRSQREFHSIGVQVEEDKRRARFKRSNSVTAGVQADLELEGFTGLAVATEDKALQFGRPFQRHSSEPESGRQYAVYKTVHTQGQWAYREDYQLQYDTVEVPRRDAWIERGSRSLPDSGRASPCHRDGEWFIKLLQAEVEKMEGWCQQMEREAEDYDLPEEILEKIRSAVGSAQLLMSQKVQQFYRLCQQNMDPNAFPVPTFQDLAGFWDLLQLSIEDVSMKFGELQQLKANGWKIMEPKEEKKVPPPIPKKPPRSKVHPVKERSLDSVDRQRQEARKRLLAAKRAASFRQSSATESADSIEIYIPEAQTRL
- the DLGAP3 gene encoding disks large-associated protein 3 isoform X1, with amino-acid sequence MMKGYHGERSQTQPSSGHRCRCIPENCEHPADYIPHGPEGRPPYLLSPSEPCSLEHPYCPGAGSECPGGPLSEPPSASASSTFPRMHHAQQPYDSCDECMATAHPASKINRLPPTLLDQFEKQLPLHHDGFHTLQYPRAGGAEPRSESPSRIRHLVHSVQKLFAKSHSLEAPAKRDYNGAKMDGRGDGYHHHHHHHHHHHHHHQSRHGKRSKSKDRKVDSRHRSKMLGWWSSDDNLDSDSSYMVSGRHAADQGTQYCVDAPESAFRDLTLKSLKGGGEGKCLACAGMSMSLDGQTLKRSAWHTMTVSQAREAYPSTGGTEKTLMLQEAKAKDRAYQYLQVPQDEWSGYPAGKDGEIPCRRMRSGSYIKAMGDEDSADSDISSKVLPRAATRRDSYRRSSSADQARTKFASRHYSDSYICNCPSCCTPPRMLPRGQSYGRSFTTGQINDELNHQFEAVCESVFGEVESQAVEALDLPGCFRMRSHSYLRAIQAGCSQDDDCLSLFSMSAPPGPPITSSILKPSTSFSYRKAPPPIPPGTKAKPLISVTAQSSTESTHESYLPSEVARSPAWSKDAAARCNSAESLESSKVTAVALDLPPVQPRAAPKPSTLIIKAIPGREELRSLARQRKWRPSIGVQVEAVSDSDTESRSQREFHSIGVQVEEDKRRARFKRSNSVTAGVQADLELEGFTGLAVATEDKALQFGRPFQRHSSEPESGRQYAVYKTVHTQGQWAYREDYQLQYDTVEVPRRDAWIERGSRSLPDSGRASPCHRDGEWFIKLLQAEVEKMEGWCQQMEREAEDYDLPEEILEKIRSAVGSAQLLMSQKVQQFYRLCQQNMDPNAFPVPTFQDLAGFWDLLQLSIEDVSMKFGELQQLKANGWKIMEPKEEKKVPPPIPKKPPRSKVHPVKERSLDSVDRQRQEARKRLLAAKRAASFRQSSATESADSIEIYIPEAQTRL